The proteins below come from a single Gossypium raimondii isolate GPD5lz chromosome 2, ASM2569854v1, whole genome shotgun sequence genomic window:
- the LOC105789534 gene encoding uncharacterized protein LOC105789534 gives MAISIWAVWYNRNRLYHEGKKGRVQEVVGFIRVYLQELEQVNSLTETRINPREEFWKPPKAEQVKANFDAAFSQQGMTTTAGIIIINHEGLVMGACTYPLRRTGDPTTIEAKARLQAIIFEEEMGFQDLVVEGDALTVIKKLKSDLVDRSMIDNIINEIQRKRFSFINLSFDFTPRKTNEAAHALATRGYNLTSPFDWIEEVPMEVKPTMANDQRSFLNR, from the coding sequence ATGGCAATTTCTATTTGGGCAGTCTGGTATAATAGAAATAGACTTTACCACGAAGGAAAAAAGGGAAGGGTACAAGAGGTTGTGGGTTTTATTAGAGTTTATTTACAAGAATTAGAACAAGTTAACTCATTAACAGAAACCAGAATTAATCCAAGAGAGGAATTCTGGAAACCTCCCAAGGCAGAACAAGTTAAAGCCAATTTCGACGCAGCTTTTTCACAACAAGGCATGACAACAACAGCGGGAATCATTATAATAAACCATGAAGGGCTTGTAATGGGAGCATGTACTTACCCTCTACGAAGAACAGGGGATCCGACCACTATAGAAGCGAAAGCGCGTCTTCAAGCCATCATATTTGAGGAAGAAATGGGCTTTCAAGATTTGGTTGTAGAAGGTGATGCTCTTACAGTCATTAAAAAGCTTAAATCAGACTTAGTGGATAGATCGATGATTGACAACATTATTAATGAAATCCAAAGAAAAAGATTTAGTTTCATTAACTTATCGTTTGATTTTACCCCTCGAAAGACAAATGAAGCAGCGCACGCCCTTGCAACTCGAGGGTACAATCTGACTAGCCCGTTCGATTGGATCGAAGAGGTACCGATGGAGGTTAAACCCACCATGGCCAATGACCAAAGAAGTTTTTTGAATCGGTAG